In the genome of Streptomyces sp. P3, the window CGGGCCCGGGCGGCGATCGCCTCGGTGACGCGTTCGGCGACGGAGGAGTGCACCAGCAGCCGGGACGGGGCGGTGCACATCTCGCCCTGGTTGAAGAAGATGCCCCAGGCGGCGGTGGCGGCGGCCTTCTCCAGGTCGGGGGCGTCGGGAAGGATGATGTTCGGTGACTTGCCGCCCAGTTCCAGCCAGACGCGCTTGAGGTTGGAGTCGGCGGCGTAGCGCAGGAAGTGCCGGCCGACCGCGGTGGAGCCGGTGAACGCCAGCACGTCCACGTCGGGGTGCAGGCCCAGCGCCCGGCCAGCCGTCGGGCCGTCCCCGGCGACGACGTTGAGCACGCCCGGCGGCAGCCCCGCCTCGGTGGCGATCCGCCCCAGCATCAGCGCGGACAGCGGTGAGTTCTCCGACGGCTTCAGCACGACCGTGCAGCCCGCCGCCAGCGCCGGCGCGACCTTCCAGCTCGCCAGCGTCAGCGGGAAGTTCCACGGCACGACGGCGCCCACGACGCCGGTCGGCTCCCGGGTGACCAGCGCCAGCGCGTCCGGGGCGGCGTGCGGCGACTCGTCGGTCACCTTGTCCGCCAGCTGCCCGTACCAGCGGAAGGTGTTGATCGCCGCGCGCAGCTCGATCCCGTACGCGTCGGTGTACGGCTTGCCCATCTCCAGGCTGACCGTCAGGGCGAGGTCCGCCCGCCGTTCCTCGAGCAGTTCGGCCACGCGCAGCAGGATCCGGCCCCGCTCGGCGGGCGCGAGCCGCGGCCAGGGCCCGGAGTCGAAGGCCCGGCGGGCGGCGGCCACGGCCAGGTCGACCTCGGCTTCGCGCGCGTCGGCGACCTCGCCGAGGACCTGTCCGTCGCGGGGTGAGACGACGGTGAACACGGCGCCCGAACCCGGCTCGTCCGCCCCGTCGATGTGGTGGAGGGACGGCAGCCGCAGCT includes:
- a CDS encoding aldehyde dehydrogenase; the encoded protein is MPALTHDDLLRRAKELRLPSLHHIDGADEPGSGAVFTVVSPRDGQVLGEVADAREAEVDLAVAAARRAFDSGPWPRLAPAERGRILLRVAELLEERRADLALTVSLEMGKPYTDAYGIELRAAINTFRWYGQLADKVTDESPHAAPDALALVTREPTGVVGAVVPWNFPLTLASWKVAPALAAGCTVVLKPSENSPLSALMLGRIATEAGLPPGVLNVVAGDGPTAGRALGLHPDVDVLAFTGSTAVGRHFLRYAADSNLKRVWLELGGKSPNIILPDAPDLEKAAATAAWGIFFNQGEMCTAPSRLLVHSSVAERVTEAIAARARDLRVGDPLDPATEMGALVGEGHLERVLDHIAAGVGQGARLRAGGARTLTGTGGSYLHPTVFDQVDPGMRLAREEIFGPVLSVLTFDDVEEAVRLANATEYGLAAGLWTSDLSTAHKVSRALKAGTVWVNCYEEGDLTVPFGGMKQSGNGRDKSAHALEKYTELKTTWIQL